The Periplaneta americana isolate PAMFEO1 chromosome 9, P.americana_PAMFEO1_priV1, whole genome shotgun sequence genome contains a region encoding:
- the LOC138705619 gene encoding uncharacterized protein has product MVTNAPPARGCAFPPWPAPLPSHTYACPPPIATVPQNAPYVVYTDEHGQLLDTLPVCQDFNRQLCNRPACKFVHLQEGHVEVVDMKVTVCRDAVKGQCVRPLCKYYHIPIPLPPANEMAAQVEDQGQFSTTPSAAIVAASAGQLRTSVTVSSGNPNRMLCQQVFGFNS; this is encoded by the exons ATGGTAACGAACGCTCCGCCCGCCCGCGGCTGTGCTTTCCCCCCTTGGCCTGCACCGCTGCCTTCTCACACGTACGCCTGCCCGCCAC CTATAGCCACGGTGCCTCAAAATGCTCCGTATGTGGTCTACACAGATGAGCACGGACAG TTACTGGACACCCTCCCGGTGTGCCAAGATTTTAACCGGCAACTCTGTAATCGCCCAGCCTGCAAGTTTGTacatcttcaggaag GTCATGTGGAGGTTGTGGACATGAAGGTAACGGTGTGCCGGGATGCAGTGAAGGGGCAATGTGTACGCCCATTGTGTAAATACTACCACATACCCATTCCACTGCCCCCGGCcaacgagatggcagcacaggtGGAGGATCAAGGACAGTTTTCAACGACTCCTTCCGCTGCCATTGTAGCAGCATCCGCCGGACAACTTAGGACCAGCGTAACGGTCTCCTCGGGAAATCCAAATCGCATGCTCTGCCAACAAGTATTTGGGTTTAATTCCTAG
- the LOC138706600 gene encoding muscleblind-like protein 1 isoform X7, producing the protein MQQMGLTPPGQPLIPGQVPAVVDGKLQLATPLMLGQPLMATNPYLTGMPQVGSTFSPYFTPGPVMPAILGPDPTSVGSPLSVVPQTVVTQQKMARSDRLEVCREFQRGACKRAESECRFAHPPDTVTANEDGTVTVCMDAVKGRCNRDPCRYFHPPLHLQAHIKAAQSRASPMDMKSVGSFYYESFAFPGMVPYKRPAADKSGMPVYQPNATTYQQLMQLQQPPFVPVSCEYSTPPATVTSSSLSPATPSCSSVASSTGGAAEVGKVVVTELEDTATDKLPQSGGKPPQVAVSVSVPPPTPVSVPTPIPTPAVTPTDVAAAAAKEAAQQSYAKAVKMAAAAAASAPLNINPLMALNYTGVALNKQAMAVLPPPPRYAPQVPSLSITPAPQLQPGLLAYNRVPPPPTTATLVSPYSFLRPQFVHATPYAMVSQPPPTPMVGNGILNNMIAQYNPLATTANNNNNIIAGVTLQPYKKMKTT; encoded by the exons GCCACCAACCCGTACCTGACTGGGATGCCTCAGGTGGGTAGCACTTTCAGCCCCTACTTCACTCCAGGGCCCGTGATGCCTGCCATTCTGGGGCCCGACCCCACCTCCGTGGGCTCGCCCCTAAGCGTGGTGCCTCAGACTGTCGTCACGCAGCAGAAGATGGCCCGCTCTGACAGGCTTGAG GTCTGTCGCGAGTTCCAACGAGGGGCGTGCAAACGTGCTGAAAGTGAGTGCCGCTTTGCGCATCCCCCCGACACCGTGACGGCCAACGAAGACGGCACAGTCACGGTCTGCATGGACGCAGTGAAGGGGCGATGCAACCGCGACCCTTGCCGCTATTTCCACCCCCCTCTGCACCTCCAAGCCCATATCAAGGCCGCACAGTCTCGGGCCAGCCCG ATGGATATGAAGTCTGTTGGATCATTCTACTATGAAAGCTTT GCCTTCCCCGGGATGGTCCCTTACAAGCGGCCAGCCGCCGACAAGTCTGGAATGCCCGTGTACCAACCCAACGCAACGACGTACCAGCAGCTGATGCAGCTGCAGCAGCCTCCGTTTGTCCCGGTGTCATGTGAGTACTCGACCCCCCCCGCAACTGTCACTAGCTCCTCCCTAAGTCCCGCCACGCCCAGCTGCTCTTCCGTGGCGAGCAGCACTGGGGGCGCTGCAGAAGTGGGCAAGGTGGTGGTGACAGAGCTGGAGGACACTGCAACGGACAAGCTCCCCCAGAGCGGCGGCAAGCCCCCACAGGTCGCGGTATCTGTGTCGGTGCCACCTCCCACCCCGGTCTCGGTTCCCACCCCCATTCCGACCCCGGCCGTCACTCCCACAGACGTCGCCGCCGCCGCTGCCAAAGAGGCTGCACAGCAGAGCTATGCCAAGGCTGTCAAAATGGCAGCTGCTGCGGCAGCGTCCGCTCCGCTTAACATAAACCCACTGATGGCCCTCAATTATACTGGAGTGGCTCTCAACAAGCAGGCCATGGCCGTGCTGCCGCCCCCACCGCGCTACGCCCCACAGGTGCCCAGCTTGAGCATTACCCCTGCGCCACAACTGCAGCCGGGTCTGCTGGCATACAACCGTGTCCCTCCACCTCCAACCACTGCGACTCTTGTCTCACCCTATTCCTTCTTGCGCCCCCAGTTCGTGCACGCCACCCCCTATGCTATGGTCTCACAACCACCCCCCACACCGATGGTCGGGAATGGAATTTTGAATAACATGATAGCACAGTATAACCCCCTGGCCACCACtgccaacaataacaataacatcaTCGCAGGCGTGACCCTCCAACCCTACAAGAAGATGAAAACCACCTAA